The sequence CCGCGTCCCCGCTGCCGACGAGAACGGGAACCGTCACGGACTGCCAGCGGTCGGCGGGCAGCGGCCGGCCGGACATGGTGTCGCCCATGACCTGGCCGTCGTAGGGCAGGGTGCGGGCGGTGGCCTCCATACCGGCCCAGAAGGGGGCCTGGCGCATCCCGGCGACGGCCTCGGCGGGCATCCCCACGGCCGCGGTCATGAAGTAGGCCACGGCATCGCCGTACGCTCCTTGCCCCACGAGCTCCGTCAGGTGGGCGACGTAGTCGGCGGGCAGCGGCGGACGGCTGTCATCGGTGATGAAGGGGGGTTCGTACACGGCCAGCCGGGAGACGGCGCTGCCCCGGGCCACGGCCTCCAGCGCCAGTACGGCACCGGAGGACATGCCGAAGACCATCGCCTCGCCGCCCACGCGCTCGATCAGCGCGTCCAGATCCTCGACCTCGCGCTGCACGTCGTACTCCGGGCTGTCCCCGCTGTCGCCGCGGCCCCGGCGGTCGTACGAGATCACGGTGCAGTGCTCGGCCAGCAGGCTGGCGAGCTCGGCGA comes from Streptosporangium roseum DSM 43021 and encodes:
- a CDS encoding alpha/beta fold hydrolase, which produces MDKVFSADGTVIAYEQQGSGPAVVLVGGAFMTRGDFAELASLLAEHCTVISYDRRGRGDSGDSPEYDVQREVEDLDALIERVGGEAMVFGMSSGAVLALEAVARGSAVSRLAVYEPPFITDDSRPPLPADYVAHLTELVGQGAYGDAVAYFMTAAVGMPAEAVAGMRQAPFWAGMEATARTLPYDGQVMGDTMSGRPLPADRWQSVTVPVLVGSGDAGAPQMLTGGRELAAMADNFALHVFPGQEHNIGPELLAPVLTGFFTTGEQA